From Rudanella lutea DSM 19387, a single genomic window includes:
- a CDS encoding zinc metalloprotease → MVVLSLSQAEIERLNNFNNYVNSFQQSAPTRVIPNTPILLNQQVSSEPVILIPVVVHVIHNTDAQNISDAQIRSQIDVLNEDFRRANSDASQTPARFGTADTRIQFYLACKDPDGNPTNGIERFRTSAIGFTLNNLDAVKQAGVGLPAWDSNKYLNIWSCNFIDATLGVATFPISLANRPNFDGIVVRFNALGKTGNLLPAFNLGRTATHEVGHWLNLIHIWGDDDLDNYAPNGAYIGDILGNDCNGTDEVADTPNQAISTNGCPNVVAGCTPGEQAMFMNYMDYTDDRCMNAFTFGQKIRMRANFDTGQPRGAFQKQEYSISGPAILGSYQINGNQLSVVFPERTYTLNGNLPAGAVTTWSVGPGVTHLLPPPVRCRPTPVIPFRSKKRVSGCRR, encoded by the coding sequence GTGGTAGTACTTTCACTAAGTCAAGCTGAAATTGAAAGGCTTAATAATTTCAATAACTATGTTAACTCCTTTCAGCAATCAGCTCCTACACGTGTCATTCCAAATACACCCATTCTTTTAAACCAACAAGTATCCTCAGAACCTGTCATTCTAATTCCTGTAGTAGTTCATGTTATCCACAATACGGATGCACAGAATATTAGCGATGCGCAAATTCGTTCACAGATAGATGTTTTAAATGAAGATTTTAGAAGAGCGAATTCAGACGCATCACAAACACCTGCAAGATTTGGAACTGCGGACACTCGTATTCAATTTTATCTTGCATGTAAAGATCCAGATGGTAACCCAACAAATGGTATAGAACGGTTCAGAACCTCAGCTATAGGTTTCACTCTAAATAACTTAGACGCAGTGAAACAGGCCGGAGTTGGTCTTCCAGCATGGGATAGCAATAAGTACCTCAATATATGGTCATGCAACTTCATAGATGCTACGTTAGGAGTAGCTACATTTCCAATAAGTTTGGCTAATAGACCTAATTTTGATGGTATTGTGGTAAGATTTAACGCACTTGGTAAGACAGGGAATCTCTTACCAGCTTTCAATCTTGGGCGTACCGCAACCCATGAGGTAGGTCACTGGCTAAACCTAATTCACATCTGGGGAGATGATGACTTAGATAACTATGCTCCGAATGGGGCTTACATAGGTGATATATTAGGAAATGATTGTAATGGGACAGATGAAGTAGCCGACACGCCAAATCAGGCAATTAGTACAAATGGATGCCCAAATGTTGTTGCCGGGTGTACACCTGGGGAACAAGCCATGTTCATGAACTACATGGACTACACTGACGACCGATGCATGAACGCGTTCACATTCGGCCAAAAAATCAGAATGCGAGCCAATTTTGATACTGGTCAGCCCAGAGGTGCCTTTCAAAAACAGGAATATTCTATTAGCGGGCCTGCCATTCTGGGAAGTTATCAGATAAATGGAAATCAGTTATCCGTTGTTTTCCCTGAACGTACCTATACGCTTAACGGAAACCTGCCAGCCGGGGCAGTCACAACGTGGTCGGTTGGGCCGGGCGTTACCCACCTCCTGCCCCCACCTGTTCGGTGCCGGCCAACGCCTGTTATACCATTCAGGTCCAAAAAACGGGTCAGCGGTTGCAGGCGATGA
- a CDS encoding Gfo/Idh/MocA family protein: MSRRTFLKTTATATLGAALIPQQLFAGMPYHRPDDKPVRLGFIGVGQRGRNHLRNALNFPNVTVTALCDTDPAALTQSQQMLTKNGRKEAATYGKTDRDFENMVKRDDIDGVIISTPWEWHVPMALATMRAGKYAGVEVSATVTLQESWDLVNTFEKTGSHCMILENVCYRRDVMAVLNMVRQNVFGEINHLQCGYQHDLREVKFNDGTKPYGGGVEFGPKGYSEARWRTQHSVDRNGDLYPTHGLGPVAEMININRGNQFLYLTSMASPARGLHKYVVDKGGPDHPNAKVKFKLGDVVQTMIKCANGETILITHDTNSPRPYSLGFRVQGTQGLWMDDGNLIYIEGRSPKAHQWEPDEAYMQQYDHAYWKKEGKLAEGAGHGGMDHFVMRDFIDSVRNRTAPPIDVYDAAAWSAISPLSEESIRKGSTAVAIPDFTRGKWKTRKPAFALDTV; the protein is encoded by the coding sequence ATGAGCCGACGTACTTTCCTGAAAACCACCGCGACCGCAACCCTCGGAGCCGCCCTGATTCCTCAACAACTGTTTGCCGGAATGCCGTACCACCGCCCCGACGACAAACCCGTGCGGCTGGGCTTTATCGGGGTGGGCCAACGGGGCCGCAACCACCTCCGCAACGCGCTTAACTTCCCCAACGTAACTGTTACCGCACTCTGCGATACCGACCCGGCCGCCCTTACCCAAAGCCAGCAGATGCTGACCAAAAACGGTCGCAAAGAAGCCGCCACCTACGGCAAAACCGACCGCGACTTTGAGAACATGGTCAAGCGCGACGACATCGACGGAGTCATTATCTCAACGCCCTGGGAATGGCACGTACCTATGGCACTGGCCACCATGCGGGCGGGCAAATACGCCGGGGTTGAGGTGTCGGCAACGGTGACGTTGCAGGAGTCGTGGGATCTGGTGAACACGTTTGAGAAAACGGGTTCCCACTGCATGATTCTCGAAAACGTGTGTTACCGGCGCGATGTGATGGCCGTGCTCAACATGGTGCGGCAGAATGTGTTTGGAGAGATCAACCACCTGCAATGTGGGTATCAGCACGACCTGCGCGAGGTGAAATTCAACGACGGCACCAAGCCCTACGGCGGAGGGGTGGAGTTTGGCCCCAAAGGCTACTCGGAAGCCCGCTGGCGCACACAGCACTCTGTAGACCGCAACGGCGACCTCTACCCCACGCACGGCCTGGGGCCGGTGGCCGAGATGATCAATATCAACCGGGGCAACCAGTTTTTGTACCTCACCTCGATGGCCTCGCCCGCGCGCGGGCTGCACAAGTACGTGGTGGATAAAGGTGGCCCCGACCACCCCAACGCGAAGGTGAAGTTCAAACTGGGCGACGTGGTGCAGACCATGATCAAATGCGCCAATGGCGAAACCATTCTGATTACACACGATACCAACTCGCCCCGTCCCTACTCACTTGGGTTCCGGGTGCAGGGCACGCAGGGCCTCTGGATGGACGATGGCAACCTCATTTACATTGAAGGCCGTAGCCCCAAAGCCCACCAATGGGAGCCCGACGAAGCCTACATGCAGCAGTACGACCACGCTTACTGGAAAAAAGAAGGCAAACTGGCCGAAGGGGCCGGGCATGGCGGTATGGACCACTTTGTGATGCGCGACTTTATCGATTCGGTTCGGAACCGCACCGCGCCCCCCATCGACGTGTACGATGCAGCCGCCTGGAGCGCCATCAGCCCCCTATCGGAAGAGTCGATTCGGAAGGGCTCAACGGCCGTTGCCATTCCCGACTTCACGCGCGGCAAATGGAAGACACGTAAGCCTGCTTTTGCGTTAGATACCGTATAA
- the gldF gene encoding gliding motility-associated ABC transporter permease subunit GldF, producing the protein MLAIFRKEINQFFSSPIAYIIMAVFLTATGLMLWVFPDTSLLEYGYADMAAFFNLVPYVMLFLVPAITMRSIADEVRTGTLEWLLTQPVSRRAIVGGKFLACWLLVALTLLPTALYYLTLYQLGNPPGNIDSAAVLGSYVGLLLLGAVFVAIGLWASSLNDNQVVAFVLGVFVSFLFYVGLSSLAGLGALGNLGYYFAYVAFDEQYRALGRGLIDSRNVVYFVSLTAFFLFLTTRRLR; encoded by the coding sequence ATGCTGGCCATTTTTCGGAAAGAGATTAACCAATTTTTCAGTTCGCCCATCGCGTACATCATCATGGCGGTATTTCTGACCGCCACGGGCCTGATGTTGTGGGTGTTTCCGGATACCAGTCTGCTGGAATACGGCTATGCCGATATGGCCGCGTTTTTCAACCTGGTGCCGTATGTGATGCTGTTTCTGGTACCGGCTATTACCATGCGCTCCATTGCCGACGAGGTACGTACCGGCACGCTCGAATGGCTGCTGACCCAACCCGTGAGTCGCCGGGCCATTGTGGGCGGCAAGTTTCTGGCTTGCTGGCTGCTGGTAGCCCTCACGCTATTGCCTACAGCCTTGTACTACCTCACGCTGTATCAATTGGGCAACCCGCCCGGCAATATCGATTCGGCGGCAGTGCTGGGCTCGTATGTAGGGTTACTGCTGCTCGGAGCTGTGTTTGTGGCTATTGGGTTGTGGGCCTCGTCGCTCAACGACAATCAGGTGGTGGCGTTTGTGCTCGGTGTGTTTGTGTCTTTTCTGTTTTACGTGGGCCTGAGCTCGCTGGCGGGCCTGGGCGCTCTTGGTAATCTGGGCTATTATTTTGCTTACGTAGCTTTCGATGAACAGTACCGCGCCCTGGGCCGGGGACTTATCGACTCCCGCAATGTGGTGTATTTTGTGAGCCTTACGGCCTTTTTTCTCTTTCTGACTACGCGCCGACTCCGATGA
- a CDS encoding VanZ family protein: protein MTIAGRSLQYWLAVGWTIAIFVACSLPGNGKVNLTNSDKWNHAGVFFIFGILWVNLGRRPWMVVLAGIAYGMLIEVWQGIMPIGRTFDWYDGLADAVGVVVGVVVALLAERFRNRRS, encoded by the coding sequence ATGACAATTGCCGGTCGATCTTTACAATACTGGTTGGCAGTAGGCTGGACCATCGCCATTTTCGTGGCCTGCTCGCTACCGGGCAACGGCAAGGTGAACCTGACCAACTCCGACAAGTGGAACCATGCGGGCGTTTTCTTTATTTTCGGTATCCTGTGGGTAAATCTGGGCCGCCGACCGTGGATGGTGGTACTGGCTGGCATCGCCTACGGTATGCTGATCGAAGTCTGGCAGGGAATCATGCCCATCGGCCGCACCTTCGACTGGTACGATGGGCTGGCCGATGCCGTAGGCGTAGTGGTGGGCGTAGTGGTAGCCCTGCTTGCCGAACGGTTTCGTAACCGGCGTTCCTGA
- a CDS encoding DUF4199 domain-containing protein: MSAETSFFSHPLLRVPLIAGAITGALAITYLLVLYGMDVQSVLYVRSMRPLDFGFYLIAMGTTLWYYRKYINRGMLHLWEGLTICYVINVVAALLTGWFIYLFISFVDADLFTRYIADLLTFQTSDKAAFVKQFSEEAFAAQIAKTKATQPAELIWDELLKKSLMTVFPALILSLIFRKQDYSIMNPG; this comes from the coding sequence ATGTCTGCTGAAACTTCTTTTTTTTCGCACCCACTACTCCGCGTTCCGCTCATTGCCGGGGCCATCACGGGCGCTTTGGCGATTACGTATTTGCTGGTGCTGTACGGGATGGATGTCCAGTCGGTGTTGTACGTGCGTTCCATGCGTCCGCTCGACTTTGGGTTTTACCTTATCGCCATGGGTACTACGCTCTGGTACTACCGCAAGTACATCAACCGGGGTATGTTGCACCTGTGGGAGGGGCTCACCATCTGCTACGTGATCAATGTGGTGGCGGCCCTGCTGACAGGCTGGTTTATTTACCTCTTCATCAGCTTTGTCGATGCCGACCTGTTTACCCGTTATATTGCCGATCTGCTGACGTTTCAGACGAGCGACAAGGCTGCTTTTGTGAAGCAGTTCAGCGAAGAAGCGTTTGCGGCTCAGATCGCCAAAACCAAAGCCACCCAACCCGCCGAGCTGATTTGGGACGAACTCCTCAAAAAGTCGCTCATGACGGTATTCCCGGCACTCATTTTGTCGCTTATCTTCCGCAAGCAGGACTACAGCATTATGAATCCAGGCTGA
- a CDS encoding alpha/beta hydrolase family esterase yields the protein MLQCLLSIALLFLSCAFAKAQLISDSLQIEGRYRSFHFNTPTQPLRQPALVFVMHGSGGNGRGMMKAAQKMEQIAATSNTLVVYPDGYKRYWNECRKASPAQANLDDVNEQAFFSAMIGYFVQKYGVDTEQVFAVGTSGGGHMAYKLALTMPQQFRAVTALIANLPDTPNLDCVPSGKPVAVMIVNGTDDPINPYQGGPVVLGKNMNMGEVRSTDRTVAYWAELAGHTGTPTHETLPDTDPADGKTVERFAYHAPGKPDVVLLKVNGGKHDYPNDLDVHVEALNFFRKQVR from the coding sequence ATGCTTCAGTGTCTGCTATCTATCGCGCTGCTTTTTCTCAGCTGCGCGTTCGCCAAAGCCCAGCTCATCAGCGACTCGCTTCAGATTGAAGGCCGTTATCGTTCGTTTCATTTCAACACCCCCACGCAGCCCCTCCGCCAACCGGCCCTTGTGTTTGTGATGCACGGGTCGGGCGGTAATGGCCGGGGCATGATGAAAGCCGCCCAGAAAATGGAACAAATAGCCGCTACGAGCAACACGCTGGTGGTTTACCCCGATGGCTACAAACGGTACTGGAACGAGTGCCGCAAGGCGTCGCCCGCGCAGGCCAACCTCGACGATGTAAACGAGCAGGCTTTTTTCTCGGCCATGATCGGGTATTTCGTCCAGAAATACGGCGTCGATACGGAGCAGGTGTTTGCGGTAGGCACCTCGGGCGGGGGGCACATGGCCTACAAACTGGCCCTGACCATGCCGCAGCAGTTCCGGGCCGTTACGGCCCTCATTGCCAACCTGCCCGACACCCCGAATCTGGATTGCGTTCCCTCGGGTAAGCCGGTGGCGGTGATGATCGTCAACGGGACCGACGACCCCATTAACCCCTATCAGGGCGGCCCGGTAGTACTGGGCAAAAACATGAACATGGGCGAGGTGCGCTCCACCGACCGCACGGTTGCGTACTGGGCCGAACTGGCAGGCCATACCGGCACCCCCACGCACGAAACCCTGCCCGATACCGACCCCGCCGATGGCAAAACGGTCGAGCGGTTTGCCTACCACGCCCCCGGCAAGCCCGATGTGGTGCTGCTGAAAGTTAACGGCGGCAAACACGACTACCCCAACGATCTGGACGTACACGTTGAAGCCCTGAATTTTTTCCGGAAGCAGGTTCGATAA
- a CDS encoding T9SS type A sorting domain-containing protein, whose protein sequence is MSDGRIIQQGANNQNNQIWRVDDRGNGRVSFTVQDGTNRAIRTSSGNFGEALSLSTYVANGQQDWALACNPADNTLWRITYPNNNHNTWDVQDYGNGPNLQIWGNTTEPFYDYRSFRFQAVTCPTTPTPPPPPPTGTLTFQTVSYDCNTGVWQWQFTGGNGAQIETWCPGAFGNRLISANSLQTVTLDANLRNGTTFTITAVQSGQTFTYTFGASCSGGTTPPPPPPSGGALTLIAPTFSCSTGDLTINTSGGNGSAIEYQIPGLRGWGSSPTMNVPTWQRNGTTFTLQARQSGVEAPSYSFQTNCGSARLAASVATEPGDRLRVSPNPSTGQARVRYKLANGEQATFTVESAAGKTLFSLPVTGTEYDQETDIDLGQQAAGMYFVRLRNPTTNEVAKLLIQR, encoded by the coding sequence ATGAGTGATGGCCGTATTATCCAACAGGGGGCCAACAACCAGAACAACCAAATCTGGCGGGTTGATGACCGGGGCAACGGACGAGTCAGTTTTACGGTACAGGACGGCACCAACCGGGCTATCCGCACCAGCAGCGGCAACTTTGGCGAAGCTCTGAGCTTAAGCACGTATGTTGCCAACGGCCAACAGGACTGGGCGTTGGCCTGTAACCCCGCCGATAACACCCTGTGGCGGATAACGTACCCCAACAACAACCATAACACCTGGGATGTACAGGACTACGGCAATGGGCCCAACCTGCAAATCTGGGGCAACACAACCGAGCCTTTCTATGACTACCGCTCGTTTCGGTTTCAGGCCGTTACCTGCCCTACTACCCCTACCCCACCACCGCCCCCACCCACCGGCACACTCACCTTTCAGACGGTAAGCTACGACTGCAACACGGGCGTGTGGCAGTGGCAATTTACGGGCGGCAATGGTGCCCAAATTGAAACCTGGTGTCCGGGCGCATTTGGCAACCGACTTATTAGTGCCAACAGTTTGCAAACCGTAACGCTGGATGCAAACCTCCGCAACGGCACTACGTTTACCATCACGGCCGTTCAGTCGGGCCAAACGTTTACCTACACGTTTGGGGCTTCGTGCAGTGGCGGAACCACACCCCCACCACCACCCCCATCAGGCGGAGCCTTAACCCTTATTGCGCCCACGTTTAGCTGTTCAACGGGCGACCTCACCATCAACACCTCAGGCGGCAACGGTTCGGCCATCGAATACCAGATTCCGGGGCTTCGTGGCTGGGGAAGCAGCCCCACCATGAACGTACCCACCTGGCAACGTAACGGCACTACGTTTACGTTACAGGCCCGTCAGTCGGGTGTGGAGGCTCCTTCGTATTCGTTTCAAACCAACTGTGGGAGTGCTCGTTTGGCCGCGTCTGTTGCCACCGAACCGGGCGATAGGTTACGCGTTAGCCCCAACCCAAGTACCGGGCAGGCTCGTGTACGCTATAAACTGGCCAATGGAGAGCAGGCAACGTTCACTGTAGAGTCGGCAGCTGGCAAAACTCTGTTTAGCCTGCCTGTTACAGGGACCGAATATGACCAGGAAACAGACATTGATCTGGGTCAGCAGGCAGCCGGGATGTATTTTGTCCGGTTACGAAACCCGACCACCAACGAGGTCGCCAAGCTACTCATTCAGCGTTAG
- a CDS encoding aminotransferase class V-fold PLP-dependent enzyme gives MSTPTNRRSFLGKLALAGGAFSANSLFAQAHAADWADATARVERLTPQQAATDEDYWHRIQQAYPASSSNILILNNGGVSPAPLIVQHALERYNALINQGPSYYMWRILDQGREAVRDKLALLAGTPADEIAINRNATEALLTVIYGLPLQRGDEVVGTLQDYPNVVQAWRQRASREGVVYKQLNFNFPIEDDDAIVRAYEKAITPRTKILHVTHVINWMGQILPVQKICRMAKQRGVEVLVDGAHSFGLLDFTIGDLGCDYFGTSLHKFLSAPVGTGMLWIRREKIAGVWPLLCNPSPNSADIRKFETLGTRSFAIEQGIGEALNFHNAIGTKRKEERIRYLKNYWAERVVNLPGVRLHTSLKAPYSCGICGVSIDGMTIAELESQLFGKYKINTSPTVWENISCVRVTPHVYTSPADLDRLVMAITQIAKSKS, from the coding sequence ATGTCAACCCCAACCAACCGCCGTTCTTTCTTAGGTAAACTGGCCCTCGCCGGGGGCGCCTTCTCCGCCAACAGCCTGTTTGCGCAGGCCCACGCAGCCGACTGGGCCGATGCCACCGCCCGCGTTGAGCGGCTCACCCCCCAACAGGCCGCGACCGACGAAGATTACTGGCACCGGATTCAGCAGGCGTACCCGGCCTCGTCGTCAAACATCCTGATTCTGAACAACGGGGGCGTATCGCCGGCTCCGCTCATTGTACAGCACGCCCTCGAACGGTACAACGCGCTCATCAATCAGGGGCCATCGTACTACATGTGGCGGATTCTGGATCAGGGTCGCGAGGCCGTGCGCGACAAACTGGCCCTGCTGGCAGGCACCCCGGCCGACGAAATCGCCATTAACCGAAACGCTACCGAAGCCCTGCTGACCGTGATTTACGGCCTTCCGCTCCAACGGGGCGACGAGGTGGTGGGCACCTTGCAGGATTACCCCAACGTGGTGCAGGCCTGGCGGCAACGGGCAAGCCGCGAGGGGGTGGTGTACAAACAGCTCAATTTTAACTTCCCCATCGAAGACGACGACGCCATTGTGCGCGCCTACGAGAAAGCCATTACGCCCCGCACTAAAATTCTGCACGTGACGCACGTGATCAACTGGATGGGGCAGATTCTGCCGGTACAGAAAATCTGCCGGATGGCTAAACAGCGCGGGGTGGAAGTACTCGTAGACGGAGCGCACTCGTTTGGTCTGCTCGACTTTACCATTGGCGACCTCGGCTGCGACTATTTCGGCACGAGCCTGCACAAGTTTTTGTCGGCCCCGGTGGGTACGGGTATGCTCTGGATCAGGCGGGAGAAGATTGCCGGTGTCTGGCCGTTACTCTGCAACCCCAGCCCTAACAGTGCCGATATCCGCAAATTTGAAACGCTGGGCACCCGCAGTTTTGCAATTGAGCAGGGCATTGGCGAAGCCCTCAATTTTCATAATGCCATTGGCACCAAACGCAAGGAAGAGCGCATCCGCTACCTCAAAAACTACTGGGCCGAGCGGGTGGTTAACCTCCCCGGTGTGCGCCTGCATACCTCGCTCAAGGCACCGTATTCGTGCGGTATCTGCGGGGTCAGCATCGACGGCATGACCATTGCCGAGCTGGAAAGCCAATTGTTTGGCAAATACAAGATCAACACCTCGCCCACGGTCTGGGAAAACATCAGTTGTGTGCGCGTAACCCCCCACGTCTACACCTCCCCCGCCGACCTCGACCGGCTGGTGATGGCCATTACGCAGATCGCCAAAAGCAAATCCTGA
- the gcvH gene encoding glycine cleavage system protein GcvH, giving the protein MNFPQELKYTQDHEWIKFEADGSAVVGITDFAQHELGDIVYVDINTVGQSLSKGDVFGSVEAVKTVSDLFLPIEGEILEVNTEIEKSPELVNTDPYGAGWIVKVKPADAAQPDDLLSVDAYKELIGQ; this is encoded by the coding sequence ATGAACTTTCCCCAGGAACTGAAGTACACCCAGGATCACGAGTGGATCAAATTTGAAGCCGACGGATCGGCTGTCGTTGGGATTACCGATTTCGCTCAGCACGAACTCGGCGATATTGTTTACGTAGACATCAACACCGTTGGTCAGTCGTTGAGCAAAGGTGACGTGTTTGGCTCGGTCGAAGCCGTAAAAACAGTTTCAGATCTGTTTTTGCCCATCGAAGGCGAAATTCTGGAAGTAAACACCGAGATCGAAAAATCGCCCGAACTGGTCAACACCGACCCGTACGGAGCCGGTTGGATTGTGAAGGTGAAACCCGCCGATGCGGCCCAACCCGACGACCTGCTGAGTGTCGACGCGTACAAGGAATTAATCGGTCAGTAA
- a CDS encoding dihydroorotase, producing the protein MSILLRSAHIIHAESAFNGLTRDVLIENGLIRQIADRIDAPEHTQVIELPNLHLSAGWVDMRVSTGDPGFEQKEDLTSACRAAVAGGFTDIAILPNTRPVVDSKDTLGYVRRMAEGQPVAVHPIAAITKGAKGEDFTDMIDLHHAGAVAFSDGDHPLQNADLLLKTLQYLRPLGGLLMNRPEETGLTRFGQMHEGVQSTLLGLKGMPAMAEELMVARDLRLLAYVLGDTEAIQKKPNTVPMLHFSCLSTAKSVELIRQAKEQGLPVSCDVAAHQLVFDDTALAGFDTFLKVNPPFRSRADVEALWAGLADGTIDAIVSDHSPQDDESKQVEFDHAEFGMTGLETVFGALMSHNPGLPLGQLIAALTTGPRRVLRLPTSTLAEGEPATFTLFDPSGTWTFDRSVSKSKNSPFLGQTLTGRVLGTIRGGKLWGRSYS; encoded by the coding sequence ATGTCCATTCTTCTTCGTTCCGCGCACATTATCCATGCTGAGTCGGCTTTTAACGGCCTGACGCGCGACGTGCTCATCGAAAACGGATTGATTCGTCAGATTGCCGACCGGATCGATGCGCCCGAACACACGCAGGTGATTGAGTTACCTAACCTGCACCTGTCGGCCGGTTGGGTCGATATGCGGGTGTCGACAGGAGACCCCGGTTTTGAGCAAAAAGAAGATCTTACCAGTGCCTGCCGGGCCGCCGTAGCCGGTGGGTTTACCGATATTGCCATACTGCCCAATACGCGCCCTGTGGTGGATTCAAAAGACACGCTCGGCTACGTCCGGCGCATGGCTGAGGGCCAACCCGTAGCGGTGCACCCTATTGCGGCTATCACGAAGGGGGCTAAGGGCGAAGATTTCACCGACATGATCGACCTGCACCATGCAGGAGCCGTTGCGTTTTCGGATGGGGATCACCCCCTGCAAAACGCCGATCTGTTGCTCAAAACGCTACAATATCTTCGGCCGTTGGGCGGTTTGCTCATGAACCGCCCCGAAGAAACCGGCCTGACCCGCTTCGGGCAGATGCACGAGGGCGTGCAGAGTACCCTGCTGGGTTTGAAAGGAATGCCCGCCATGGCTGAGGAGCTGATGGTAGCCCGCGACCTGCGCCTGCTGGCCTACGTGCTGGGCGACACCGAAGCGATCCAAAAAAAACCCAACACCGTGCCCATGTTGCATTTCTCCTGCCTCTCAACTGCCAAATCGGTGGAACTGATTCGGCAAGCCAAAGAGCAGGGCCTCCCCGTGAGTTGCGATGTAGCTGCCCATCAGCTGGTGTTCGATGATACGGCCCTCGCCGGTTTCGATACGTTTTTGAAAGTAAACCCGCCTTTCCGGTCGCGGGCCGATGTGGAGGCACTGTGGGCCGGCCTGGCGGATGGTACCATCGACGCCATTGTGTCGGATCACAGCCCGCAGGACGACGAAAGCAAGCAGGTTGAGTTTGATCACGCTGAGTTTGGCATGACCGGCCTGGAGACCGTTTTTGGGGCCCTTATGTCGCACAACCCCGGTCTGCCGTTGGGGCAGTTGATTGCGGCCCTGACCACCGGCCCCCGGCGCGTGTTGCGGCTACCCACGAGTACTCTTGCCGAGGGCGAGCCGGCTACGTTCACCTTGTTCGATCCGTCGGGAACCTGGACGTTCGATCGTTCGGTTTCCAAATCAAAAAATTCACCGTTTCTGGGCCAAACGCTCACCGGGCGGGTGCTCGGCACCATTCGGGGAGGGAAGCTTTGGGGGAGAAGTTACAGTTAA
- a CDS encoding DUF4199 domain-containing protein, producing the protein MEPSPARVALKWGLMTALVEILMTSIRYALGYYFSFAFPALTLVILLVGLILTMRELREQNGGYMTYTEGLSLGVQMFAIIGLLDTTYTMVYTAFIDPDVVVKTLAQTRDFMEGFNVPDEQLEKYDEQMDALADQQKKGVSGISFITGILGWIFWGFLLSLLVSAFVSRKKTNPFD; encoded by the coding sequence ATGGAACCATCTCCCGCACGTGTTGCGCTTAAATGGGGCCTGATGACGGCCTTAGTCGAAATCTTGATGACGTCGATCCGGTACGCACTGGGTTATTACTTTAGTTTTGCGTTTCCGGCTCTCACCCTGGTTATCCTGCTGGTTGGCCTGATACTGACCATGCGGGAGCTTCGGGAGCAGAACGGCGGCTACATGACCTACACCGAAGGCCTGAGCCTTGGCGTACAGATGTTTGCTATTATTGGCCTGCTCGACACTACCTATACCATGGTGTACACGGCGTTTATTGACCCCGATGTGGTGGTAAAAACGCTGGCGCAAACCCGCGATTTTATGGAAGGCTTCAACGTGCCCGATGAGCAACTGGAGAAATACGATGAGCAGATGGACGCCCTCGCCGATCAGCAGAAAAAAGGGGTGAGCGGCATCAGTTTCATCACCGGAATTCTCGGCTGGATATTTTGGGGCTTCCTTTTGTCGTTATTGGTGAGCGCGTTCGTAAGCCGCAAAAAAACGAACCCCTTTGATTGA